A genomic window from Elaeis guineensis isolate ETL-2024a chromosome 3, EG11, whole genome shotgun sequence includes:
- the LOC105033284 gene encoding LOW QUALITY PROTEIN: anthranilate synthase beta subunit 2, chloroplastic (The sequence of the model RefSeq protein was modified relative to this genomic sequence to represent the inferred CDS: inserted 1 base in 1 codon), with amino-acid sequence MASPAPLSLAPKPFLAPQKLARPLPLPLFRTAASPLFRPPRVGRGGLALGRNRSIVPGAAAVSGIENDRVLAVNRSEEKPIIVIDNYDSFTYNLCQYMGELGANFEVYRNDEITVNDIKRKNPRGILISPGPGSPQDXGISLQTVLELGPSIPLFGVCMGLQCIGEAFGGKIVRSPYGVMHGKSSLVYYDENQEDNLFYGLPNPFTAGRYHSLVIDNDSFPGDILEITAWTEDGLIMAARHKKYRHIQGVQFHPESIITSEGKTMVLNFMKLINKLDSEPLRKE; translated from the exons ATGGCGTCGCCCGCTCCGCTCTCCCTTGCTCCAAAACCCTTTCTCGCCCCACAAAAATTAGCCAggcctctccccctccctctattCCGGACTGCTGCCTCTCCTCTTTTCCGTCCACCGA GAGTCGGGCGTGGTGGGCTGGCTCTTGGGAGGAACCGATCGATTGTTCCCGGAGCCGCAGCGGTGTCTGGAATTGAGAATGATAGGGTTTTGGCTGTGAATAGGAGCGAAGAGAAGCCGATCATTGTTATCGATAATTACGACAGCTTTACTTACAATCTATGCCAG TATATGGGAGAGCTGGGAGCTAATTTTGAGGTATATCGTAATGACGAAATCACTGTGAATGATATAAAAAG GAAAAATCCAAGAGGGATACTTATTTCTCCAGGGCCTG GGTCACCTCAAG TCGGGATATCATTGCAAACTGTTTTAGAACTTGGGCCTTCAATACCTTTGTTTGGAGTTTGTATGGGCTTACAATGCATAGGAGAGGCATTTGGAG GAAAAATTGTGCGATCTCCTTATGGTGTAATGCATGGGAAGAGCTCTCTTGTATATTACGAtgaaaatcaagaagataatTTATTTTATGGCTTGCCGAA CCCTTTCACTGCTGGTAGATACCATAGCCTTGTGATTGATAATGATAGTTTCCCTGGTGATATACTTGAGATTACGGCATGGACAGAAGATGGACTGATAATGGCAGCTCGCCACAAAAAGTATAGACATATCCAG GGAGTTCAGTTCCATCCTGAAAGCATCATTACTTCTGAAGGTAAAACGATGGTTCTCAATTTCATGAAGCTGATCAATAAGCTGGATTCAGAGCCACTTCGAAAGGAATAA